TTATCGCCACCGGGCGAATGGACGGTCACGGCGGGTCCGCAAATCTTGAATCCTGGCGCGACGGGCTTAATTTCATAAGGAAGGACTCCGATCTTTCCGGCAGCCTCGTGAAGCGTTGCTGCCGGCAGTTTTGCGGCGGCGTTAATCAGAGTGATGTCCGGTCGCCGGATATCGAGGCGCGTGGTCTCGTGACGATTGAAAAGCGGTCCCGTCATGCTTTTTCTCCGATCCGGCGTGTTTGCAGTTGGTGGTACTTGAACTGCTTGCGAGCCTCGTCCAGGCGCATACCTGTTGCAACAGCCTCACGGATTGCCTTCTCGGCGGCATCGATTTCTTCAGCAGCAGCAAGCACGCGCTCTTCGTGTTCCTTCGGAATCGAGATCACGCCGTCAGCGTCACCGCGTAGCAGATCGCCAGGAGCAACACGCACGTTACCGATATTCACCGGAACGTTGGTGGCTTCGACCTGAACGCGATCCTTGCCCGTTCGCATCCAGTTGTCCTTGGAGAAAACCGGGTAGCCGAGCGACAGGCAGAGGTGTACGTCGCGGTTGACGCCGTCGATCACGGTACCGGCGATACCACGGCGATGAGCGATCTCGGTCAGGATGTCGCCCCATACCGTTGCGTCTTCGCGACCGCCGTTGTCGAGGACGATGACCGAGCCGGGCGGAACGTCGTCGATGAAGTCACCCACGGTGCCTGCGGGCGATGCGGCCGGGCCGTAGAGAATTGTGAAGGCCCGACCGGCCATACGGAACGACGAATCATGCGGCTTGATCTTGTAGCACTGACCGTTCAGGCCGATGCGGTCCAGTGCGTCGCTCAGGGTAGCCGTTTCGAGTTTCGCTGCGCGCGCAACGTTCGTGTCTTGTTCGATTTCCGACATGGTTAATCCTTAAGCATAAGTTCGTAGTTTCCGCCCATGACTTCATGGATCGGCGTGCCCGCCAATACGGCCTTCGCCATCAAGGCTTCGCGTGCCACGATCGATTCGGCAGTCTCGATCACCTTGGCGATGTTTACGTGGCTGATGAAGATCACGGCGCTGCTATCCGCGATCACGTAGTCGCCGGCTTCTACCGAGACCCTGAACACTTCAACCGGAACGTTCACACCTTTTTCGACGATACGACCACGAGCGGTGAGGGCGGTGAACTCATTCGCGAACACCGGCAGTCCCATCTCGCGGGATTCATCGATGTCGCGAACCGGACCGTCCGCGATCACGCCAGCGATCCCGCGAACCTTGGCGCCCAACGACAGGATGCCGCCCCACGAACCGGCTTCAATACCGGTACGCTGCTCGACAACGATCACATCGTCGGAGCCGCCGAGTTCGATGGCCGTGGTGCCCAGATGACGCGGCGCCCCCGGAGGCGGATCGCCAACACCGAGTTTCATCGTGATAACGCGACCGGCAATGCGCTTCGTGCCTGAGGCTTGGGCGACGCCGCTCACGACGCCGGACAAGCCGAGTTTGTCCAGTGCGTCCGATACAGCGCAGCAGTCCAACCGACGAAGGCGGTGGACATATTCGTCTTTGGTTGCCATATATTTGATATTTCCTTATTCGGGCTGGGGCTTCCAGTACACAAAGCCCATCGCGTTGCCAGTACCGGCCTCGCTGCGATAGCAGGGCACGTAATCGACCACCGTCATGTTGAAGCCAAGTTCATCCATCATGCCGGCGACGGGAATCCAGTTCTTGATTTCCGAAGTGCCCGCCTGGAAGATCTCTTCGCCCAACGCGAACACCGGCGTGAGATCGTGCTTTTTCATCGCGTCGAGTACCAGATTGTCAACGCGCTCATCGATGACAAAGTGCGTAAGACCACCGGAGGCGATGACAGCCACTCGTGCGTCCGAATCCCACGATTCGATTGCGCGAGCAATCGATGCACCGAAGGCGTGGCAGCGTGCGAGTGTCGGCTGATTCGGCGGATAGAACGTATTGACGAACACCGGCACGGTCGGAACGACCTGGTCTTTCATCAACTGGCGGAACACGAAGCCGTATGCATGCGGTGTTTCCGTTTCCGACAAGCGGCTGAGTGCGGCCACGTCGAAGTTGTCGACGATCGCGCTCTTGATGATGTGCTTTGCAAGTTCGGGAACGCCTTCATGCGTGGCAGCTTCCGGCTTGTAACCCGGCATCGAATGACGCACGCCCGGAGGCATTTGCATCAATTTATCGTGGCTGATCATGTTGTTCACGATCGTCGGGCCGTGCATCACGCCAAATGCGGGAATGCAATCCGTGGTGAAGATTTCCATCTGATCGTTGCCGACAATGACAACGAAGTCAGGTTTGACTTCAGCCAGCACGCGCGCCATTTCCTCGATAGCCGCCCGGCACTGAGCGTGCCGCTCCTTCCACTTCTCGGGCGTGATCTGGTCCGCGAGGTTTTCGTTACGCCGATATTCGACGAGTTCATCGAAGGCCCATTCGCGGCCCTCGAAGTCATGCTTGGTCAGTCGATCATCGGGTACGCGAGCGCCCCAGGTCTCAGGTGGCGTGATGAGCATGGGGCCGTGCGACGTTCCCATTCCCAATACGATTTTTGCCATGATATAAAGTCCTGTGGCCGCCGGGATTATTCGTAATCCGCAAGGTTGAGCTTGAAGAAGTCGCGAGCGTTGCCGAAGAAAATCGCATTCTTCTCTGCCTGCGAGAGCCAGTCGAAGCCTTCGATGTACGGCTTGATGTCGTCGAAGGTGCGGCCGGTGTCCGGGTTGATAGCCGAACCCACGCCCGGGCACTCGGCGCCGAACATGCAGCGGTCAGCGCCAACCGTCTTGATCAGCAGACGCAGCGATTCTTCCGAGTAGAGGACGGTGTCGTAGTACAGGTTACGCATGCCGTCGAGGAAGTTGCGGCCGGCGCGCGAAGCGCCTGACTGGAAACGGCCGATCTGGTAGGGAATCGAACCGCCGCCGTGCGACACCATGATCTTCAGATTCGGGAAGTCCTTGAAGACGTTCGAGTTGACGAGGTTGAACACCGCGATGGTTTCTTCGTTGATGAAGTGAACGGTGTACGGCGAACGTGCCGAGTGCGAGCCGGTAGCGTGGATGTGGGCCGGCACGTCGAGTTCACACAGCTTTTCGTACAGCGGGTACCAGTAACGGTCACCGAGGCCCGGGGCCTCGACACCGCTGTTTTCGAACGGGTCCGGATTCAGCATCACGCCCTTGAAGCCGAGTTCCTTGATGCAGCGTTCGAGTTCCGGCAGCACGACTTCGATCGGGTCGCCCGACACTTGCGGCAGGCCGCCGATACCGATGAACCGCTTCGGCAGCAACTTGACCGTGCGCGAGATAATGTTGTTGGTTTCTTCCGTGAACCAGTGCACGAGTTTGCCCGGCTTCTGGCTGTGCATCATCTGGAACGGACGCGGCGACATCAGCTGGACGTTCGTGCCGACGCGGTCGAGCATGTCGAGGTGGCCGACGGGTGCCATTTCCTTCTTGTTGGCGTAGTGCAGAATTTCTTCGTCGGTCACTTCCGGCATCTTGCGACCGTGTTCGCCGCGATGCGACAGAATGTGTGCCTTGTATACCCACAATTCTGCGGGTGCGCTGACGTGACCGTGGCAATCGATAATCACTTACTTGTCTCCTAAACTAACGTGTGCCGATAGGCACGCCTATGTTTCTTAAAGATCGAGGACGAGACGATCGCCCTTGCAGCCGGAACAGCAGATAATCATCGTCTTGTTCGAAGCCTTCTCGGGCTCCGAGAGAATGGCGTCGCGGTGGTCCGGCTCGCCTTGCAGCACGCGGACTTCACATGCGCCGCATACGCCTTCTTCACACGAATACGAAATCGGTACACCGGCATCACGCACGACGTTGAGAATCGTTTTGCCCTGCGGGACGGTCAGCGTCTTGCCGCTCTTGCGCAGTTCAACGACGAAGTTGCCATCGAGTGCGGCTTCGTGCTTGGCACTGAAGTACTCGACGTGGACTTGTTCCGGGGGCAACCTGTTGCAGGCCTTTTCGAATGCTTCAAGCATCGGGCCGGGGCCGCAGCAGTAGAAGTGGGCCGACCCCGGCTCCTGCTTCACGACGTCCGCGATATTGAGGAATGCGCCGACTTCGGCATCGACGTGAACGACCGAACCTTCGAACGTCTTCAATTCTTCGGCGTAGGCGACGTCGACCCGGTCTCGGCACGAATAATAGATACGCGGCGACTTTCCGATTTCCTTCAGGCGACGCGCCATACACAGAATAGGCGTGATCCCGATACCACCGGCAACCAGAACCGTGTGCTCAGCGTCTTCGTCGAGAGGGAAGTTGTTGCGCGGGGTTTCGACCTGCACGAGGTCGCCGACACGCATCGTTTCGTGGATGTAGCGGGAGCCACCACGCGACCGCGGGTCGAGTTTGACGCCGATGACGTACGAACGCTGCGTCAGGCTATTGCTGGACTGAAGGAGGGAGTACTGACGCGTCAATCCGTTCGGCAGGAACAGTGCGACGTGCGAACCCGCGTCGGCCGCGGGCAGACGCTCGCCTTCGGGGTCTTCAAATGTCAGAGCCAGCGTGTTGCGCGCCAAATATTGACTCGCTGTTAAGCGCAGAGTCATCACATCATGAACTTCGGTCATGTCACCTCCAAAATCGTAGAACGCACGGAACCCCGTCAATGGTGCGCAAGCATTACACATCACGTTTTCTCAGGTACCGGCTTGTTGCATCGCAATCACCAATCATCGAAAGTCTCTCTCAACCCATTTGACGAAGAATTCTTTTTTGCATATTATTTGGGCTAGACAGAAAAAAGTCAAAGGCTCTTCAGAGCAAAACAGGCGACATCAGATAGGGTATTCCCTTAAGGAGGAGAAATGATCGCAGTTCTGACCACCAACGGTGGGACCGTTACGCACGGTGATGGCGCGGCAACGACGCTGCTGGTTGCTACGATTCGCGGCATGCTCGTGTTCGAGCGTGCAGATACCAGTGCCCCGTGGAATCTCACGCGTAAGACGCTGGAAGATCGCCACGTGAGCGCATTGCTCTATGTTCCGAATGCCGGCCTGCTGTTCGCGGGCGCACACGGCCACGGCGGTCTCGTGATCTCGAAGGATCTGGGCGTGACGTGGGAACCGGCCAACAATGGCCTGAACAGCACGCATATCTATACGATGGCGCAGCAGGAGCGCGAGGGGAAGACCGTCCTGTTCCTGGGCACCGAGCCGTCCGCGCTCTATCGCAGCGGCGATCTGGGTGCTTCGTGGGTCGAAATCCCCGAAATGATGACGGTACCGGACCAGGACAAGTGGACGTTTCCGCCGCCCCCGCATATTGCACACGTCAAGAACATTTCGTTTCACCCGGCCGAACCGGAAACGCTCTATGTCTGTATTGAACAGGGCGCACTTCTCAAGACTACCGACGACGGCAAGACGTGGACCGAGCCGCGTTCGTACGAATCAGAAAACGACAAGTTCTACCACGACAACCACCGCGTGCTGATTCGCCCGTCGAACCCGAAGCAGATGTTCATGTGCGGCGGCGAAGGCCTGCATTACAGCGCAGACGCTGGCGAAACGTGGGTTCACCTGATGACGCGTCAAGACCTTATCGGCTATCCCGACGCCATGTTCATCGACCCGCGCGACGAAAACGTTCTGTATCTCGGCGGGCCGGGCAACGCACCGCGTGATTGGGGCGCCCGTAAGTCGGCGAACGCAACTGTTCTCAAGAGCACCGATGGTGGTGTTACCTGGGGACATATGCGCAATGGTCTGCCCGAGGAAGTGATCGGCAACATCGAGGGCATGGGGCTGCACCATTGGGATGACAAGATCATGCTCATCGCCGGTACCGCAACGGGCGAAATCTATGCGACGGAAAACGATGGCGAAAGCTGGTACCTCGTTTCCGACGATGTCCCGCCGATCTCGAAGGGCGGGCACTATCGCTGGTTCCTCGACGCCAAGGAGCGTATGAACGTCGAGGGTCGTTACGGTCGCAACGAACACTGACCGATTTATAAACAGAACTATTCTGCGCGCCGGGCCCTGTTCCACGGCAGCAAGTCCCACCAGGAGAATGTCTTGAGCCGTATTAACAGTCGCGAGGAAGCCCTTGATATCGCTCGTGGTTTGCATGATGCGATTCGTTCGCGCGTCAAAGAGACCGAAAGCGATCGCGTAGTGCCTAAAGAGACGATCGATGCACTGCGCAATTCGGGTCTCTTCAACATCATTACGCCGAAATCGTTTGGCGGTTCCGAATTGGGCTTTACGACGCTCGTCGAAGCTACGGCAGAAATCGCTTCGGCCTGTGGCTCGACAGGCTGGGTGTTCGGCGTTCTGGCCGGTCATAGCTGGATGTTGAATCTGTTTCCTCTGCGAGCACAGCAAGATGTGCTTGGCGAAGGCCACGCGCTGACGGCGACTGTGTTCCGCTTGGGCGGCACGATTACCGAAGTTGAAGGCGGCTACAAACTCGTGAACGGCGACGGTCGCTTCTGTTCGGGTATCGACCATGTGCAATGGGTCATCATCGGAAACGCCGTGCAGCTTCCGGACGGCACGCCTGAACCGCGCTTCTTCGTGATCCCCCGTTCCGATATCGAAATTGTCGATGACTGGCACACGGCAGGCCTGCGTGGCACCGGTAGCCGCACGATCAAGGTCGCGGAAGCGTTCATTCCGAAGCATCGTTCGGTGTCGGTCAAAGACATGATGACGGGCAACGTCGAAGGCGCTGACGCAATGCGTGCCCCGATCTACCGGATGCCGTTCCAGAACGTCACGCCGTTCTCGCTCATCGGTGCACCGCTGGGCATGGCACGCGCAGCACTCCGGTCGTTCGGCGAGGGTTTGGCACCGCGTCTCCAGGCAATGCCGGCCGATCAGATGGCAGAACAGTCGGCGACGATCGAACGCCTGGCACATGCGACGGCAGATCTCGACGCGGCCTATGCGTTGATTCTCGAAGACACGCGCCGCATCGATACGGCAGAAAGTGCAGAGTCACTGACGGCACTCGAATGGTCGCGTATTCCGCGCGATTGGGCGTATTCGGCTCAAACCGCTCGTCGCGCGGCCAACAGTGCGTTCGAAGCTGCAGGCGGCACCAGTATTTACAACGCTTCGGACCTCCAACGTATCTGGCGCGACGTCAATTCCGCCGCACAGCACTTCGCTTTCACGTGGGATTCGGCGCTGACGGCCTTTGGTCGCCATGCGCTCGGCCTCCCGCCTTCGCAGTTCGGTCCTGGTCTCAAGAAATAAGGATTAGCTATGAACGTGGATGATATTCACTCGATCGAAGATTACTCGCCGGAAACGCTGCGTGAACTGATCGGGCGCGTGGACAAGTCGAGTACGTTCGAACACATGATTTACCGCGAATCCGAGCTGGATGAAGTCTGGCGGCTGCTCGATAACGATATCGTGGCCGCTGCACGGCAGGGCTCGAATGCGCGGGAGGTGCAGAACCTTGTTGCCCTGCGCAAACTGATTGTCGACGCGCACGATTTCATTGGCAACGACAGCAACACCGTAGACGCGCGTGATCGACTGCTGAAGTCCGTCGAACTCGTTTAAGGCTAGCGGGAGAGCAAATATCTCCCACGTGTATTCACAGATAAAGAAAATCTAGGAGCAAACCCATGCTTTCCCGCGAAGATAACGACGTCCTGACCCAAGTTGGTAAAGGCACGCCGACCGGCGATATGATCCGTCAATTCTGGATTCCGGCGATGCTGGCATCGGAAATCAGCGAGCCAGGCGGTAAGCCCGTGCGTCTGCGTCTGATGGGCGAGGACCTCGTGGCATTTCGCGACAGCCACGGCAAGGTTGGCCTGCTCGAAGAACAGTGCCCGCACCGTCGTGCGTCGCTCGCACTGGGCGACAACTCGGACGGCGGTCTGCGTTGCCT
Above is a genomic segment from Paraburkholderia aromaticivorans containing:
- a CDS encoding amidohydrolase family protein, whose product is MIIDCHGHVSAPAELWVYKAHILSHRGEHGRKMPEVTDEEILHYANKKEMAPVGHLDMLDRVGTNVQLMSPRPFQMMHSQKPGKLVHWFTEETNNIISRTVKLLPKRFIGIGGLPQVSGDPIEVVLPELERCIKELGFKGVMLNPDPFENSGVEAPGLGDRYWYPLYEKLCELDVPAHIHATGSHSARSPYTVHFINEETIAVFNLVNSNVFKDFPNLKIMVSHGGGSIPYQIGRFQSGASRAGRNFLDGMRNLYYDTVLYSEESLRLLIKTVGADRCMFGAECPGVGSAINPDTGRTFDDIKPYIEGFDWLSQAEKNAIFFGNARDFFKLNLADYE
- a CDS encoding protocatechuate 3,4-dioxygenase (extradiol catechol dioxygenase that catalyzes the oxidative cleavage of substituted catechols; part of the bacterial aromatic compound degradation pathway) encodes the protein MAKIVLGMGTSHGPMLITPPETWGARVPDDRLTKHDFEGREWAFDELVEYRRNENLADQITPEKWKERHAQCRAAIEEMARVLAEVKPDFVVIVGNDQMEIFTTDCIPAFGVMHGPTIVNNMISHDKLMQMPPGVRHSMPGYKPEAATHEGVPELAKHIIKSAIVDNFDVAALSRLSETETPHAYGFVFRQLMKDQVVPTVPVFVNTFYPPNQPTLARCHAFGASIARAIESWDSDARVAVIASGGLTHFVIDERVDNLVLDAMKKHDLTPVFALGEEIFQAGTSEIKNWIPVAGMMDELGFNMTVVDYVPCYRSEAGTGNAMGFVYWKPQPE
- a CDS encoding RraA family protein, coding for MSEIEQDTNVARAAKLETATLSDALDRIGLNGQCYKIKPHDSSFRMAGRAFTILYGPAASPAGTVGDFIDDVPPGSVIVLDNGGREDATVWGDILTEIAHRRGIAGTVIDGVNRDVHLCLSLGYPVFSKDNWMRTGKDRVQVEATNVPVNIGNVRVAPGDLLRGDADGVISIPKEHEERVLAAAEEIDAAEKAIREAVATGMRLDEARKQFKYHQLQTRRIGEKA
- a CDS encoding PDR/VanB family oxidoreductase — translated: MTEVHDVMTLRLTASQYLARNTLALTFEDPEGERLPAADAGSHVALFLPNGLTRQYSLLQSSNSLTQRSYVIGVKLDPRSRGGSRYIHETMRVGDLVQVETPRNNFPLDEDAEHTVLVAGGIGITPILCMARRLKEIGKSPRIYYSCRDRVDVAYAEELKTFEGSVVHVDAEVGAFLNIADVVKQEPGSAHFYCCGPGPMLEAFEKACNRLPPEQVHVEYFSAKHEAALDGNFVVELRKSGKTLTVPQGKTILNVVRDAGVPISYSCEEGVCGACEVRVLQGEPDHRDAILSEPEKASNKTMIICCSGCKGDRLVLDL
- a CDS encoding RraA family protein is translated as MATKDEYVHRLRRLDCCAVSDALDKLGLSGVVSGVAQASGTKRIAGRVITMKLGVGDPPPGAPRHLGTTAIELGGSDDVIVVEQRTGIEAGSWGGILSLGAKVRGIAGVIADGPVRDIDESREMGLPVFANEFTALTARGRIVEKGVNVPVEVFRVSVEAGDYVIADSSAVIFISHVNIAKVIETAESIVAREALMAKAVLAGTPIHEVMGGNYELMLKD
- a CDS encoding WD40/YVTN/BNR-like repeat-containing protein; protein product: MIAVLTTNGGTVTHGDGAATTLLVATIRGMLVFERADTSAPWNLTRKTLEDRHVSALLYVPNAGLLFAGAHGHGGLVISKDLGVTWEPANNGLNSTHIYTMAQQEREGKTVLFLGTEPSALYRSGDLGASWVEIPEMMTVPDQDKWTFPPPPHIAHVKNISFHPAEPETLYVCIEQGALLKTTDDGKTWTEPRSYESENDKFYHDNHRVLIRPSNPKQMFMCGGEGLHYSADAGETWVHLMTRQDLIGYPDAMFIDPRDENVLYLGGPGNAPRDWGARKSANATVLKSTDGGVTWGHMRNGLPEEVIGNIEGMGLHHWDDKIMLIAGTATGEIYATENDGESWYLVSDDVPPISKGGHYRWFLDAKERMNVEGRYGRNEH
- a CDS encoding acyl-CoA dehydrogenase family protein; its protein translation is MSRINSREEALDIARGLHDAIRSRVKETESDRVVPKETIDALRNSGLFNIITPKSFGGSELGFTTLVEATAEIASACGSTGWVFGVLAGHSWMLNLFPLRAQQDVLGEGHALTATVFRLGGTITEVEGGYKLVNGDGRFCSGIDHVQWVIIGNAVQLPDGTPEPRFFVIPRSDIEIVDDWHTAGLRGTGSRTIKVAEAFIPKHRSVSVKDMMTGNVEGADAMRAPIYRMPFQNVTPFSLIGAPLGMARAALRSFGEGLAPRLQAMPADQMAEQSATIERLAHATADLDAAYALILEDTRRIDTAESAESLTALEWSRIPRDWAYSAQTARRAANSAFEAAGGTSIYNASDLQRIWRDVNSAAQHFAFTWDSALTAFGRHALGLPPSQFGPGLKK